The genomic stretch GGGTTGCTGGCCGTCGGGTTGATGCTGCGTCGCAGCCCGGACATCGTGTTCTACAAGGTAGCGGGATGGCTGCTGATCGCGGGCATGGCCGTGTTCTCGGGAACGATATACATGAAACTGCTCGGAGGCCCCGACTTTGCCCCGCTCACTCCTTATGGCGGGATTATGCTGGCGGTCGCCTGGCTCAGCGCCGCCGCCGGCGTCTGGCGCGACCTCCGCTAGCTTAGTTCAGGGCCAAGGCGTCGTCGGCGTTGATGACGGCGCTGATTTCGGCCTCGTGGCCGGCGGCGCGGCAGTATTTTTTCAGGATGCCCTGCAGGTTCGGCCGCTTCTCCGCGGGCGTTTCGCCCCGCCCGATCCCGCCACCCAGTTCCAGGAATGACGACACGCCGTTCTCGACCGCCCACTGCATGCAGCCGACCCAGTTCACCGGGTTGATGAGCTGAAAGAAAAGCCGGGTCCGAACGGCGTCCGGCGCCGCATCGTGCGGCCGGGCCGTGTAGTTGGACAGCACCGGGAACCGGGGAGCGCGGAACACCGTGCGCTTGAGCACGTCGCGGAACTCCCGCGCCGCCGTCACCATGAGATACGTGTGGAATGCGCCCTCCGTGGCCAGCGGCGTTCCCCGCTTGCGCGGATAGTTCTCCGCCAGGTCGGCGGCAAGTTGCTCCAGGTCGGCCTGCGTGCCGCCCACGACCGTCTGGGCCGGCAGGTTCAGGCCGGCGACCTGGCAGCAGTGCCGGTCGGCGAGCTGCCGCGCTTCCTCGGCGTCCATGGCAAGCGCCAGCATGCCGCCTTCGCCGTATTCGCCCATCAGCCGGCCGCGCTCGCCGACCAGGCGCAGCGCGTCGTCGAATGCCAGCGCCCCGGCCGCAACCAGCGCGCTGTACTCGCCCAGGCTGTGTCCGGCCGCGGCCTGCGGCGTCAACTCGCCGCCCGACTGCGCTTCCGTCACCCGCAGGCAGGCGATCGAATGGGTCAGCAGCGCCGGCTGCGTATAGCGGGTCAGCCCGATCTGCCCTTGCGGGTCTTTGAAGCTGAGTTCCCGCATGTCGTAGCCGAGCGCCTCGCCGGCCTCGTCGTAAACCTTGCGGGCCGCGTCGAAGGCCTCGTATAGATCGCTCCCCATGCCGGCGTACTGGGCGCCCTGGCCGGGGAATACCAGCATTCCCGTGTCCATGAGTGAAGTCTCAGGCTGCCTTTGCTTGCAGGCGGGAAGCTTCCTCGCCGATGATGCTAAGTCCTTCGAAGACCGAGTCCGCATCGCCGCAGACGTTGACGCGGATGCATTCGCGCTCGTGGGTCCAGGGCTCTTGCAGGCCGGGGAAGAATTCGTGGCCGGAAAGAATCATCACGCCACGCGATCGCAGGCGCCGGTAGAGGGCCCGGTTGTCGTTCAGCCCCGGGAACCACAGCCACAGGAACATCGAGCCTTCCGGCTTGTGGATGTAGTAGTCGCAGTTCGTCAGCGTTTCATGGCAAAAACCCACTGCGTCCCGGATCTTGCGCTGGTAAAACGGCATGATCAGTTCGCGGCTGATCCGCAGCAGTTCGCGGTTCTCCAGCAGCGGCGCGACCAGCGCGGCGCCCGCGGCCCCCACCGCCAGTTGCGTAAGCGCGTTCACGCGCCCCATGATTTCCGTGACTTCCTCGTTGGCCACGACGATCCCCGTGCGCAGCGCCGGAAGACCGATCTTGGACAGGCTCATCGTAAGTATGGTGTTGTCGTTCCACTCGGGGCGCTCATTGACGTAGATCATGCCGGGGAAGGGGAAGCCGTAGGCGTTGTCCACGATCAGCGGCACCTCCCGTTCCCGCGCCACTTCATCGAGCCGGGCGAGTTCCGACTGGCGAATCACGTTGCCGGTGGGATTGGTGGGCCTGGATACGACGATCGCGCCGACGTCCGCGACTTCATCCAGCCCTTCCATGCGCAGGCCGTACTTGAACTGACGGTTGGGGAGCTTGCGGATGATCGAGCGGCGCGAAGCGACATCCGCATCGTCGGAGAGCAATCCCTTGTAGCCGATGTATTCCGGGCACAGCGGAATGATGATCCGGCGCCGTTTGCCGCCCGGGCCCACGCCGCCGAAGAGGTTGAAGAGGTAATAGAAGCAAAGCTGGCTGCCCGGCGCCAGGGCAATATTCTTCGCGGTCAGGGGCCAGCCGTATTCCTCGCGCAGCATGTCGGCCAGCGCTTCGCGGAACCGGGTATCGCCCAGCGGCTCCGAGTAGATCGACGCCATGTTGTCGAAACGGTCGGAGTCGGCGGCGATTTTGGCCAGTTCGGCGCGGAAAATTTCCCTGACTTCGGGAATAATGGCCGGGTTGCCGCCGCCCAGCCGATACACCTTGTCGACTCCCGGAATGGCGCACGACATGTCTTCCATCAACTCCTTCGCGCCGCTGTGGGCATTGAAGGTCCTGACAAAATTGGAGTACTGCATCAAATGATCCTGGCCGGTTCGCTCGCGTGTGGATTATGAACTAGAAAGTGTACTGATCTACCATCGGATATGAGTCTATTCAGGCTGAATTCCAGCATAGCACAGCGGCGTGATTGCGCGCTCGCGCTGGTGTTTCGCCGCCCTCGCGAGCGTCACGGCAAACGCCGTCTGGCGGCATCCCTGGAGGAACGGGCCGTCGTGGAGCTCTGCCGGCTGATGCTGGACTGCGCGCTGGAGGACCTTCGGGGTTGGCGCGGCCCGGTCGTGCTGGTCCCGGAAGATCGCGACGATCTTGACTGGGCGCGCTCCTTGCCGGCGAGGCGACCGGACCGCCCGGCGCCCGTCACGGTGCTTGCGCAGGGCGCAGGCAACCTGGGCAGGAGGCTGGAAAGGCTGGACCGGGCGCTCGACGCCATGCAATTGACACGCCGGATCTATATCGGCAGCGATGCGCCGGCGCTCAAGCCGCGGCACTACCGGCGCGTCATCGCCGGCCTTGCCACGCACGACGCGGTGCTGGCGGCCGCCCGCGACGGCGGCGTAACGATGATGGCCACGCGTCGGGGCTGGCCTCAACTGGCGCGTCTTCCCTGGGGCACGCCGGGCCTGGCCCATGCATTAAGCGCCGCCTGCCGCAGGACCGGCCGCCCGGCGCTTGAGATTCCCGGCGGATTCGACGTGGATCGCCGTTCGGACCTGGCGACCCTGGCCCGGGCGCTGCGCGGCGACGCGAGGCCGGCGCGGCGCGAGCTGCATCGCTGGATCGCGAGGAACCGGCTGGCCTGATGGACGTTTCCGTCGTCATCCCCGTATACCGCGACCGGCAGGCGCTGGAACGCATGCTGCAGGCGCTCGCGGGGCTCGATCCGCGGCCTTCGGAGGTCATCGTCGTGGATGGCGGAAGCGAGCCGGAGATCGAGGCGCTTTGCGCAGGGGCGGGCTGCCGCTACCTTGCGTCCCGCGCCTGCCGCGGTGAGCAGATGGACCGCGGCGCGCGAGCGGCGGCCAATGAGCTGTTGTGGTTTCTGCATGCCGACAACTCGCCGCGGCCGGACTCCATTTCCGTCATTCGCGCGCACATGCGCCCGGGGACCGTGGGCGGCTGGTTCCGATTCGTTTTCGAAGGCGAGCGTTGCTGGCAGGCGCGGCTGTTGGGCTTTCTGATCAACCTGCGTGCGCGAACGGGAACGCCGTACGGCGATCAGGGGCTCTTCATGCGCCGCGATGCCTACCGGCAGGCCGGGGGCTTTCCCCCTCGCGCGCTTTTCGAAGAACCTCCGCTCGTAAAGCGCCTGCGAAAATCGGGCCGGTTCGCACCGGTGCCGGCCGTCCTGGGCGTGTCGGCCCGGCGGTGGAAGCGTGACGGGTGGTTCAGGCGCAGCCTCGGGAATCGGCTGCTGGCGCTGGCGTATGTCCTGCGCCGTTCCCCCGATGACCTGGCGCGGCGCTATTTTCGGCGCGGTTAGCGCGGGTTCAGGTTTCCGGTTCGCAGACCCCGCCCAGAATTTGCGCATCCAGCCATTCGGCGGGCCACTCCGAGGGCGCCGGCGGTCCGGTGAATTCCGGATCCGGCATACCGGCAATCGACGGTATTGGATCGGGCGACAGGCCGGGAACCTGGAGACCCGGGACGTCCGGAGCGTTCGGGGCGTCCGGCGTTACCCAGGAGCCTTCATTGGAGGCGATTGTC from Gammaproteobacteria bacterium encodes the following:
- a CDS encoding glycosyltransferase is translated as MDVSVVIPVYRDRQALERMLQALAGLDPRPSEVIVVDGGSEPEIEALCAGAGCRYLASRACRGEQMDRGARAAANELLWFLHADNSPRPDSISVIRAHMRPGTVGGWFRFVFEGERCWQARLLGFLINLRARTGTPYGDQGLFMRRDAYRQAGGFPPRALFEEPPLVKRLRKSGRFAPVPAVLGVSARRWKRDGWFRRSLGNRLLALAYVLRRSPDDLARRYFRRG
- a CDS encoding ACP S-malonyltransferase; this translates as MRTRSSKDLASSARKLPACKQRQPETSLMDTGMLVFPGQGAQYAGMGSDLYEAFDAARKVYDEAGEALGYDMRELSFKDPQGQIGLTRYTQPALLTHSIACLRVTEAQSGGELTPQAAAGHSLGEYSALVAAGALAFDDALRLVGERGRLMGEYGEGGMLALAMDAEEARQLADRHCCQVAGLNLPAQTVVGGTQADLEQLAADLAENYPRKRGTPLATEGAFHTYLMVTAAREFRDVLKRTVFRAPRFPVLSNYTARPHDAAPDAVRTRLFFQLINPVNWVGCMQWAVENGVSSFLELGGGIGRGETPAEKRPNLQGILKKYCRAAGHEAEISAVINADDALALN
- a CDS encoding valine--pyruvate transaminase, with amino-acid sequence MQYSNFVRTFNAHSGAKELMEDMSCAIPGVDKVYRLGGGNPAIIPEVREIFRAELAKIAADSDRFDNMASIYSEPLGDTRFREALADMLREEYGWPLTAKNIALAPGSQLCFYYLFNLFGGVGPGGKRRRIIIPLCPEYIGYKGLLSDDADVASRRSIIRKLPNRQFKYGLRMEGLDEVADVGAIVVSRPTNPTGNVIRQSELARLDEVAREREVPLIVDNAYGFPFPGMIYVNERPEWNDNTILTMSLSKIGLPALRTGIVVANEEVTEIMGRVNALTQLAVGAAGAALVAPLLENRELLRISRELIMPFYQRKIRDAVGFCHETLTNCDYYIHKPEGSMFLWLWFPGLNDNRALYRRLRSRGVMILSGHEFFPGLQEPWTHERECIRVNVCGDADSVFEGLSIIGEEASRLQAKAA
- a CDS encoding DUF423 domain-containing protein, translating into MPRVFMLLATLLLASSVFLAAYATHGLFEAGAAVSEVRAWDWANQMHVAHSLGLLAVGLMLRRSPDIVFYKVAGWLLIAGMAVFSGTIYMKLLGGPDFAPLTPYGGIMLAVAWLSAAAGVWRDLR
- a CDS encoding DUF2064 domain-containing protein, which codes for MSLFRLNSSIAQRRDCALALVFRRPRERHGKRRLAASLEERAVVELCRLMLDCALEDLRGWRGPVVLVPEDRDDLDWARSLPARRPDRPAPVTVLAQGAGNLGRRLERLDRALDAMQLTRRIYIGSDAPALKPRHYRRVIAGLATHDAVLAAARDGGVTMMATRRGWPQLARLPWGTPGLAHALSAACRRTGRPALEIPGGFDVDRRSDLATLARALRGDARPARRELHRWIARNRLA